Proteins encoded in a region of the Mucilaginibacter sabulilitoris genome:
- a CDS encoding RNA polymerase sigma-70 factor, with amino-acid sequence MNDDTKPFLLKLIAENKDNEACKYLWDQYYDVLFKFAVAYLKSKELAEEVVSDVLYQVWSTKHHLDNIQHLRVYLFTAVRNRCYTQLSKKKREQSLFVNTGELHEDSHIDFNIDPEKQMITGELSKFIKEIVDDLPPRCRQIYKMIREEGLRNKDVAVELGISINTIDVQLAIALKKITKAMQLYFNR; translated from the coding sequence ATGAACGATGATACTAAACCATTTTTATTAAAGCTTATCGCTGAAAATAAAGATAATGAAGCCTGTAAATATTTGTGGGATCAGTATTATGACGTATTGTTTAAATTCGCTGTCGCGTATTTAAAATCAAAAGAATTAGCGGAAGAGGTTGTATCAGACGTATTATACCAGGTTTGGAGTACTAAACATCATTTAGATAATATTCAGCATTTAAGGGTTTACCTTTTTACGGCTGTCAGAAATCGCTGCTATACACAATTGTCAAAAAAAAAACGCGAACAATCCCTGTTTGTGAATACCGGCGAACTTCATGAAGATTCGCATATTGATTTCAATATCGATCCGGAAAAGCAAATGATAACCGGCGAACTGTCAAAATTTATAAAAGAAATAGTTGATGACCTGCCCCCTCGCTGTAGGCAGATATATAAAATGATACGCGAAGAGGGCTTACGCAATAAAGATGTAGCTGTTGAGTTAGGTATTTCTATAAATACTATAGATGTGCAGTTAGCAATAGCTCTAAAAAAGATAACTAAGGCTATGCAGTTGTACTTTAACCGGTAG
- a CDS encoding DUF6528 family protein → MNQFTFKYIATCFVAGFTLCLLCNYAYAQQAIKDCKKCIIMADQSKQRVAIADVSKKAIIWEWEPANSNVKTEYVKWFSSISEAKPVYNMQYVLVTASGGGVALVRIADKKAVFYAYAGGNTHSAEVLPDGNIVSASSTGQYLTIFKVDTLVSPDKVYSKKIDIEFGHNVVWDNSNKVLWSAAMNKLKAFKYNFNCGNPDLELVETIDLLGTESHDLFPVYHENKLWLTDTSAIYTFDPATKKIAKTNFSRRSIKSISSGPSGFPVILSEPKEKWWTDAVIDIKGNTVFEQNGLKLYKARWFLPNSFSYPLNDAFKQCK, encoded by the coding sequence ATGAATCAATTTACATTTAAATACATAGCAACATGTTTTGTTGCAGGGTTTACACTTTGCTTATTATGTAATTATGCATACGCCCAGCAGGCCATTAAGGATTGCAAAAAATGCATCATCATGGCCGATCAGTCCAAGCAGCGTGTAGCCATAGCCGATGTATCAAAAAAAGCAATTATATGGGAATGGGAGCCGGCTAATTCAAATGTGAAAACAGAATATGTCAAATGGTTTTCAAGCATCAGCGAGGCCAAGCCGGTTTATAATATGCAATATGTGCTTGTTACTGCATCGGGTGGTGGTGTAGCTTTGGTGCGTATTGCAGATAAAAAGGCTGTATTTTATGCTTATGCCGGGGGAAATACACATTCGGCAGAAGTTTTGCCCGATGGTAATATCGTTAGCGCGTCGAGCACCGGCCAGTACCTTACTATTTTTAAAGTTGATACACTTGTCTCACCTGATAAAGTTTACAGCAAAAAGATCGATATAGAATTTGGGCATAACGTAGTTTGGGACAACAGCAACAAGGTTCTATGGTCGGCAGCTATGAATAAGCTGAAAGCGTTTAAATACAATTTTAATTGCGGCAATCCTGATCTGGAATTAGTTGAAACTATTGATCTGCTGGGCACAGAATCGCATGACCTGTTTCCGGTTTATCATGAAAATAAACTTTGGCTAACAGATACCTCCGCTATTTATACATTTGATCCTGCTACAAAAAAAATTGCTAAAACAAATTTCAGCCGGCGGAGTATCAAAAGTATTTCATCAGGCCCGTCAGGGTTTCCAGTCATACTTTCAGAACCGAAGGAGAAATGGTGGACAGATGCTGTCATCGATATCAAAGGGAATACCGTATTTGAACAGAATGGCCTGAAATTGTATAAAGCGAGGTGGTTTTTACCCAATAGTTTTAGTTATCCGCTTAATGATGCTTTTAAGCAATGCAAATAA